A stretch of Triticum aestivum cultivar Chinese Spring chromosome 1D, IWGSC CS RefSeq v2.1, whole genome shotgun sequence DNA encodes these proteins:
- the LOC123180631 gene encoding zinc transporter 6, with amino-acid sequence MSGRGCLPAGELAALSRVCRDGAAAARLKTGSLLAILIASAVGVCLPVALTRAFRGRGGYARGLLLVKCYAAGVILSTSLVHVLPDAYAALADCAVASRRPWRDFPFAGLLCLVGALLALLVDLSASSHLEAHGHQQPQQEEGQPYAPIPTTKKAPAFELTGEMSPRKRAFLDESDRDDPAPHADKNGGEPDRDDVALFGPKKGARLPRSDEPVVPIVGCHGAGHEVVEVGEGEEEEARKKQKMVSKVLEIGIVFHSVIIGVTLGMSQDVCAIRPLVVALSFHQVFEGMGLGGCIAQAGFGMATVGYMCIMFSVTTPLGILLGMAVFHMTGYDDSSPNALIIEGLLGSLSAGILVYMALVDLISLDFFHNKMMSSSLKLKKASYIALVLGSASMSILALWA; translated from the exons ATGTCTGGCAGGGGGTGCCTCCCGGCGGGCGAGCTCGCCGCTCTGTCCAGGGTGTGCCGCgacggggccgcggcggcgcggctcaAGACGGGCTCCCTGCTCGCCATCCTCATCGCCAGCGCCGTCGGCGTCTGCCTCCCCGTCGCGCTCACCAGGGCCTTCCGCGGCCGGGGCGGGTACGCGCGGGGCCTGCTCCTCGTCAAGTGCTACGCGGCCGGGGTCATCCTCTCCACCTCCCTCGTCCACGTCCTCCCGGACGCCTACGCGGCGCTCGCCGACTGCGCCGTCGCGTCGCGCCGGCCCTGGAGGGACTTCCCCTTCGCGGGGCTCCTCTGCCTCGTCGGCGCGCTGCTCGCGCTCCTCGTCGACCTCTCCGCCTCGTCGCACCTCGAAGCCCACGGCCACCAGCAGCCGCAGCAGGAGGAGGGCCAGCCCTACGCCCCAATCCCCACCACCAAGAAGGCCCCCGCCTTCGAGCTCACCGGCGAAATGAGCCCCAGGAAACGCGCTTTCCTGGACGAGAGTGACCGCGACGACCCGGCGCCGCACGCCGACAAGAATGGCGGCGAGCCGGACCGGGACGACGTGGCGCTATTCGGTCCCAAGAAAGGCGCCCGGCTGCCCCGCAGCGATGAGCCCGTGGTCCCTATTGTCGGGTGCCATGGCGCTGGGCATGAGGTGGTGGAGgtcggggagggggaggaggaggaggcaaggaagaagcagaagatggTGTCCAAGGTGCTGGAGATTGGCATAGTGTTCCACTCGGTCATCATCGGGGTCACCCTGGGGATGTCGCAGGACGTCTGCGCCATCCGCCCGCTCGTCGTCGCGCTCTCCTTCCACCAGGTCTTCGAGGGGATGGGCCTCGGCGGCTGCATCGCACAG GCTGGTTTCGGGATGGCAACAGTGGGTTACATGTGCATAATGTTCTCAGTGACAACACCTCTGGGAATACTTCTTGGGATGGCAGTCTTCCATATGACTGGCTATGACGATAGCAGTCCAAACGCCCTAATAATTGAAGGCCTTCTTGGTTCACTCTCTGCCGGAATCCTTGTCTACATGGCGCTTGTCGACCTCATTTCTCTTGATTTCTTCCACAACAAGATGATGTCATCATCTCTGAAACTGAAGAAGGCCTCTTATATTGCattggtgcttggatctgcttCTATGTCGATATTAGCTCTCTGGGCATAG